In one window of Burkholderia sp. NRF60-BP8 DNA:
- the pdxR gene encoding MocR-like pyridoxine biosynthesis transcription factor PdxR has product MTTAFPSGGAPLLPLDAPLARTPGAPSLQRQLLRRVRDAILGGAMPAGTRLPGTRALAETLGVSRNTTAAVYEQLVAEGFLQSDRRGTRVVGLSRPAPPRRRAAPPTVAQRLGRIRASLVSAGESEGFRPGVPALSHFPVDAWRHAIDRALRRAGRDLLAYGDPLGEPALRESIARHLAVTRGVRCDPEQIVITEGAQGAIALCAQLLTNPGDTVWVEEPGYRGARTAMQAADLDVVPMPVDAEGLRAEPDDWHERPPRLVYTTPSNQFPTGAVLSISRRLALIDAARRHRAWIIEDDYDSEFRHTGEPIGAMHGLAPDSPVVYLGSFSKTMFPALRIGFLVLPDALLAAVRPALPEMLRGGTRHVQLALADFIETGEYGRHLGRMRRLYRDRRRLLLAALDGSLSVPHQVEGGPCGLHLALRLPARYRDRAIVEAARAHGIGPFPLSGFAIDAARARNGLVLGFGNTSADAFEPMLRMVSTIAEQVAAGDA; this is encoded by the coding sequence ATGACGACTGCCTTTCCTTCCGGCGGCGCGCCGTTGCTGCCGCTCGATGCGCCGCTGGCGCGCACGCCCGGCGCACCTTCGCTGCAGCGCCAGTTGCTGCGTCGCGTGCGCGACGCGATTCTCGGCGGCGCGATGCCGGCCGGCACGCGGCTGCCCGGCACGCGCGCGCTGGCCGAAACGCTCGGCGTGTCGCGCAATACGACGGCCGCCGTGTACGAGCAGCTCGTCGCGGAAGGCTTCCTGCAGTCGGACCGTCGCGGCACGCGGGTCGTCGGGCTGTCGCGGCCGGCACCGCCGCGCCGGCGTGCCGCGCCGCCGACCGTCGCGCAGCGGCTCGGCCGGATTCGCGCGAGCCTCGTCAGCGCCGGCGAATCGGAGGGCTTCCGGCCGGGCGTGCCGGCGCTGTCGCATTTCCCGGTGGACGCGTGGCGGCACGCGATCGATCGCGCGTTACGCCGCGCCGGCCGCGACCTGCTGGCGTACGGCGATCCGCTCGGCGAGCCCGCGTTGCGCGAATCGATCGCGCGCCATCTGGCCGTCACGCGCGGCGTACGCTGCGATCCCGAGCAGATCGTGATCACGGAGGGCGCGCAGGGGGCGATCGCGCTGTGCGCGCAGTTGCTGACGAATCCGGGCGATACGGTATGGGTCGAGGAGCCCGGCTATCGCGGCGCGCGCACCGCGATGCAGGCGGCCGACCTCGACGTCGTGCCGATGCCGGTCGACGCGGAAGGGCTGCGCGCGGAACCGGACGACTGGCACGAGCGACCGCCGCGCCTCGTCTACACGACGCCGTCGAACCAGTTCCCGACCGGCGCCGTGCTGTCGATCTCGCGCCGGCTCGCGCTGATCGATGCGGCGCGCCGCCATCGCGCGTGGATCATCGAGGACGACTACGACAGCGAATTCCGTCACACCGGCGAGCCGATCGGCGCGATGCATGGGCTCGCGCCCGATTCGCCGGTCGTCTATCTCGGCTCGTTCAGCAAGACGATGTTTCCGGCGCTGCGGATCGGTTTTCTCGTGCTGCCCGACGCGTTGCTGGCCGCCGTGCGGCCGGCGCTGCCGGAGATGCTGCGCGGCGGGACGCGCCACGTGCAACTCGCGCTGGCCGATTTCATCGAGACGGGCGAGTACGGTCGGCATCTCGGGCGGATGCGCAGGTTGTATCGCGACCGGCGGCGTTTGCTGCTCGCCGCGCTCGACGGCAGCCTGAGCGTGCCGCACCAGGTCGAGGGCGGCCCGTGCGGGCTGCATCTGGCGCTGCGGCTGCCGGCGCGTTATCGCGATCGCGCGATCGTCGAGGCGGCGCGCGCGCATGGCATCGGCCCGTTTCCGCTGTCGGGTTTCGCGATCGATGCGGCGCGGGCCCGCAACGGGCTCGTGCTCGGTTTCGGCAATACGTCGGCCGATGCGTTCGAGCCGATGTTGCGGATGGTGTCGACGATCGCGGAGCAGGTGGCCGCGGGTGACGCGTGA